The following is a genomic window from Spirosoma foliorum.
TAATCTGGGTCGGACCCAATGAGAGAATACAGGCATCGGTTCCGGCAACCTTGAAGGGTGAATTCGCTAATGATCTAAAACGATTTAAAGCAACTACTAAAGAAATAGCGGGTTTACTAGCTGCCCAAAAAGACCGGATTGAAGGGTTTTACCTGAAAAATCGTACCTGGGCCTATCAGACCTGGTTTGATCTCTATATTACTCATCCGTTAGTTGGTGTTCTGGGTAAAGAATTGATCTGGCATTTTGATAATGGTTTGCAAAAAGGCCAGGGTATTTGGAATAATAATCAGTTTGTTGACGTACACCGACAGCCCTTGACCTGGCTTGACGAAAAGACAAACGTGCAGCTTTGGCACCCAATTGGTTTTAATGCCGAATACATACTCAACTGGCGCACCTATATGATCGCCAACCAGATTGTGCAACCTTTCAAACAAGCCTTTCGGGAGGTGTATATCATTACCGATGCAGAATTGGCAACCTATAGTTATTCGAATCGGTTTGCAGGCCACATTCTAAATCGAGATCACTTTGGGGCGTTGTGTAAAGCCAGAAATTGGACACCCAATGCAATGGCTACTAACCAGCCCACAAAGCGAGTGCCTGCCTGGGAACTCATGGTAGAGTATCTGGTAGATGAAGCCTGGCTAGGACAGCGTAGTAATTTTCACGGCTCGGCCCATCTCACAACCGATCAGGTTCGTTTTTATCGTTGTAAACAACCTATCAATCTGGATAGTGTGCCAGCCGTTGTTTTTTCTGAGTTGATGCGGGATGTTGATCTGTTTGTGGGCGTAACGAGTATTGCCAACGATCCTAACTGGCAGGACCGTGGCGATGGCTCTGTCAGGACGTATTGGAACAACGCTGCATTCGGGGATTTGTCTGAATCCTCAGGGATTCGGAGGCAGGTATTGAAAAACTTGATTTCCAGACTGAAAATAGCGTCGAAATGTAGTTTCAGTGGTAATTTTTTAGTGGTGTCTGGTCAAGTTAGAACTTATAAAATCCACATGGGTAGTGGTAATATTTTAATGGAGCCCAATGACCAGTACTTATGCATTGTGCCAGATGGCACCAAACTCAGACCCGCTGAGAAACTCTATTTGCCATTTGAGGGCGACCAAATGCTTTCAATGATTGTAAGTAAAGCAATGCTTCTGGCCAACGATGAGAAAATAACGGATTCAACCATTCTTCGTCAGATTAGATCCTGATATGCTTCATCCTTATTTTTCGGCTCGACTGCCTGCCATTCGAGCCGTTTGTCAGGCACATGGAGTAAATAAACTCTATGCGTTTGGCTCTATTGTCGATGGCCGTTTTATAGAAGGTAAGAGTGATATTGATCTATTTGTGGAATTACGCACAAACTCGCCTGAAATAAAAGCTAGAACCTTGCTACTATTATGGATTGATCTTCAACGTATTCTAAACTGCGATGTAGACTTACTAACCAGTAAATGTATAAGAGGTAAATATTTTCAGAAATATCTCAAATTATATAAAGTTTTGGTATTCGATTATGAAGTTGCACGTTAAGATACTATACCAGATCGATTTACGGAGACGAGTGTTGTTGAGTTGCTTATTGATTTTGGCGAAAGTTTAGATCCGATAAGCTCCGGAGAAAACTATTTTACAATTGCCCACTCGTTAGAGTCAGTATTGAACCGCTCTGTTGATTTAGCAACCGAGCGCTCCCTCAAAAATCCTTATTTCATAACGGTACTGGAGCAGACAAAAACGGTAATTTATGAATGATGATGTTCGTAAATGGCTAGTAGATATTCTGGACGCGATTAGAGGTATTCGCATAAATAGGATTCGACAACGCGAATAACTCCGCTTGGACTTCACAAAGTGTACGGGCTTTCTTATCTTTAAAATCGTTTGCTACCCAACTGCCTATCCATGTGAATTACCCACGCTACCAGTCCTTCTTCAACGCCGACTGGACACCCATTCCAATTAAAGTGCTTCGGAGTCGGAACCCGGCTTTGGTGCTGTGTTTTTTGCAGGAAGCCTTCAAAGCGGATAACTATTCACCCGCACTGACCAACGAACGACTGGTGGGTAATCTGGCCGATTTTCTGGAAATATGGGGTGACGCTGATGACGATAGCCTGATCAGCGTGATGATGAGTTACGATGAAAAAGCCACCAAACTTATCAAGGATTGGGTACGTGAAGGCTACCTGACGCTCTACACCAACGATCAGGGCGACGACCTGCACTCGCTCACGCCCGATATGGAAACGGTGCTCGGCTGGGTAGCATCGCTTATGCAAAAAAGAAGTTTCGTCGGTACTGAATCCCGCTTTTTAGATATTGTCCAGAAACTGCGCGAACTGGTACCGAATACAGCCGATTGCCCTGCCCACCAAGTTCATTGAAAGCAACCGACCTATTCTGCGCACGTTGCTAGACTACCTGATACCGGAGCATCTGAACGCCGACGAAACGGATTTCTACAAACGCTTTCACCTGTACGTAGAGGAGCCGATGGTTAAAATTCGGTTTCTGGATGCATCGTTACGTGTACACCCTACGTTATCGCACATCAGCGTGTGGTTGAGCGAATTTCGCACGTTGCATCTGGGTGGAAGCCGCGTATTCATCGTCGAAAACCTGACCACCTTTCTGACCTTCCCGACCTTCCCCGACAGCATCGCCATCTGGGGTGGTGGTTTCGCCGTTACATTGCTGGGCGGCACCGACTGGCTTCACGACAAACAACTCTACTATTGGGGAGACCTGGACGCCCACGGTTTTCAGATACTGGACCAGTGCCGCAAACTATTCCCCAACACCCAATCTCTGCTTATGGACCGAGCTACGTTCGATGCACATAAGCATCTCATTACCACAGGTGAAACAACACCCGTAATGGAGTTGCCGTATCTGACGGAGGAAGAACAATCCCTGTTTCAGCTACTTAACCAAAACGGCTGGCGTGTGGAGCAGGAGAGGTTGGGGGAAGGGTGGGTGCAAAAAAATAGCAGAAATATTTCTCTGATTAAGTAGGGATGTTCAATTAGAAGGTCTATTTTCTATTAGAGATCATCTCGACAATATCATTTCCTTCTTCTTCAATCCACTTGTCAGTTTGAATGAGCTGATTTATTAATGATTGGGCTTCTGGGGAGAAATCTAAAGGAGGCAAACCCGATAGTGGTTTGTTAAAATCCCACTGACTGCTATGATGTTCTGTCTTTGTATTGTATCGTTGAGCATCGGGGCGGGGCAGTAATAGATGAATCTTATAGCCGCCCAGAATCTTCTTAATTCGCGAGTAAAAATGCAACCCGTGGTGATCCCAATCGCAGGAGTAAAAGAGGGGGAGATTTAGCTGCCGTGTTCCAAGTCGTTCTAGTGGTTTTGTATTGCCACCACCTACGTACCATAGTTCAATATCATTTTCAAGGGCTTTGCGTGGAAGCTTGAGCATATTCAAGTTCTCGCATAAAACAACGTACTTGGCTGTTGGACAATCAACAACGAATCGCCATTGGTTATCCTTAGGGTCATCGTCGGGGAATCCTTCTTTTTCGCGGCCAAGTAATTGCAGCACTGCTTTTTTTAGTGATGGATGTGTGACAAAATATTTTGATTCTCTTTCTTCATTAATCGCCTTCTTAAAAACTTCCTTCAGAAAAGTGCGTTCAGTGGTGAGGCCCTTTAGGATTTCGGCGCGGTTATTATAGACAAAAATTAGTGTAGCAATGTCATCCTCCTCATAGTCTTGTAAGGCTGTATGTGGAAGCAGACTTAGGTCAAAAAAATCTTTAAAATCACGATACTTGTCTGCGTACCAACGCTCATAATAGGTATCAAACTTATCGGTTGGCAGCCAGACAGGCGTTTTCTGCCCTCCTAACTTCCGTCGAATCATTCGATTATGTTCAATAAAGTTAGTATTAATGAAAGGGTCGCGATGAAGTGCAGCAGTTGATTTTCGGCCCTCATAAAGATCGTGCAACCGTTTAAGGCTCCCCCAGTTAATTTTTCGCATTGTAGCGATATGTTAATAAATGAGCATCTTTAGCGCTTAAGACTCCGAATGGCGGATAATTAATTGCTTCGTCGGTGCTACGGTCCTTATGAAGCATGTAAACGTGTTGGTCGATTTCTTGGTAGCGACCAATTGGTCCGATCGACATCGAGATTAATTGATAATCATAACGGCGAGCAATATCTGCCAACATAGTAAAGTTGGAGCCAAGCCCTTCAGCTTCGTCGATTGGCATGATACGTAGACCTGGAGCAGGACTATCAGGAGAGCCTGCTTCTATGATTGATAATCGGGCTATATTGAGCAACGCTAATGCCGCGTAGGTTTGACCTGTACTGCCTTTGTTGGGTAGACCGCTTTCATAATACATACCAAACGATAGTTCATAGTAAGCGAATGGGTCAAGAATCATTTTAATATCAAGGTTCTTATCATTATTTGCCTGTCTGAATGCCGTCCTAATGAGCTCTCTTACATCCATTTTGTCGCGCAACGTGTCAACGTCAATAGAATCGCTACGTCGAAATAAAGGCGTGTCAAGATGATCAATTAGGTCGGCAAATGCCGTAATCCAATCTACGGTAAGTTCACCTCGTCGCCAGTCGAGCCTTACGTTACAGTTATTTGTGATAGGTATATTTTGGTTTCTGAAAAACTTTTGAATATCACTTTGTACTCGCTGATGAGTTCCAATAATTTGACCTAATTGAGCAACTACTTCTCCGGCTCTCCGAATGATAGAATCAGCAATCTGCCTGGCTTGATTATTAATTCGAGTGAGCTCAGTACCAATAGCTGTTATTACTTCATCGGCTGACTGAACCGTTTGCCGCAACGAAGGCGGCAAAACTTCATAAGCTAACGTCATAAATTTGTATTCTGGATCGTCAACGAGGTATTTCTGTTCTCGCAGATAGTATTTAGCTAATCGGTCGTACTCAT
Proteins encoded in this region:
- a CDS encoding nucleotidyltransferase family protein, whose amino-acid sequence is MLHPYFSARLPAIRAVCQAHGVNKLYAFGSIVDGRFIEGKSDIDLFVELRTNSPEIKARTLLLLWIDLQRILNCDVDLLTSKCIRGKYFQKYLKLYKVLVFDYEVAR
- a CDS encoding DUF3375 family protein, with protein sequence MNYPRYQSFFNADWTPIPIKVLRSRNPALVLCFLQEAFKADNYSPALTNERLVGNLADFLEIWGDADDDSLISVMMSYDEKATKLIKDWVREGYLTLYTNDQGDDLHSLTPDMETVLGWVASLMQKRSFVGTESRFLDIVQKLRELVPNTADCPAHQVH
- a CDS encoding DUF2220 domain-containing protein; protein product: MSRNCANWYRIQPIALPTKFIESNRPILRTLLDYLIPEHLNADETDFYKRFHLYVEEPMVKIRFLDASLRVHPTLSHISVWLSEFRTLHLGGSRVFIVENLTTFLTFPTFPDSIAIWGGGFAVTLLGGTDWLHDKQLYYWGDLDAHGFQILDQCRKLFPNTQSLLMDRATFDAHKHLITTGETTPVMELPYLTEEEQSLFQLLNQNGWRVEQERLGEGWVQKNSRNISLIK